From the Glandiceps talaboti chromosome 10, keGlaTala1.1, whole genome shotgun sequence genome, one window contains:
- the LOC144440835 gene encoding centrosome-associated protein 350-like encodes MMSNIVRGRRVTEPVLIQRGPSPFDKHEDFTAVWDQMGEAKTALRRAERRLEEAENRQMEPFSPLSQEYSQAKKYHSSDKIVTVDRVPSYEVGKSTFKTPDSKSKYSRDYERDTTVPKKVTIKDVQDFTSKDSRLTSGYRSRSPVPNYGVLETRGRHEMNGNAYLDRDSDWLNSDKYLGRDVTDRGRFTLKDSDKDKQAVAKISDYDAYDDFNSKYYSSPNYHERSTSAIDDSTEIRVLNDIPHKYSNGEFSRKTASQTDFTSAYSRLYGHEPGDQNNVATSRNSSPRFDSKGLSKVREQIERQRQLKTSDNKDDYVNRPRHRDTDPVNFIPSVDVYHVPETSVLSSKQPKVRKVATAPPAPTYKGFNQVETKILAGGKLYRDGEMKRKTRTKTPGQEIRKADSALRPHRTTQKITKPTVGAIEDKKKMTRKVQRISAPMDKKPHRTDRQGTISARSWREGQKVTRRVLGPPPKKHRSQVTQIKEEHVHMSDDDDDDDAELMKKIEEIPERQDRKDESDEEISQHTIESDKPGKTHALSEEAKDVLDDLHLDKSDSEDSDHEKMAAQTKARPEKRKQGSGLKKKSSKPTEPQYPTHKVRSYDSDEVRKFMVKQQADRKKKQQEVKKQQLLAEEKQKRQLEDLYKKQKQSVKTNEKKKNYGRKRMDETFSKGPYLMEDLPKHHPFPTDRKRVELSGSDKENKGLWSASSSSHSDESVIPSTPRSGSPRVGGVDIGQKLTDRMTSPQLNASDSQDTKDVPVDIVRTGSPLHHRDNLYMKTRPAPRTSSTDNLTLGIEREFDRQDLIRRPYSSSMTDLRFKGYGGSRSAGSRSKAERLAAIKDMASALQGRIEAEARRLAGGLDSSANKSVLDRGERWAYSPRSPMVTIPDDVDKPPRYERITGRLADHAVFTSDLPGVGSLSSHAMLSSEIEKENEAATKIQAAYRGHHVRQGLMWKLPSGLTLGQTIHGKDEDLPIKYLSGGLDQSPNNSDDEFISEDTLTEDNKGPKFRDLLGGVDHQRLERPADLDLHRDLLTMSANRRDFLRSPYGQPKPDGLSVIDIYTRRYEEAVRDPTRKYKDHGMPTEPSISHAYSYDDDFTDASVSKTQGLSHKSSPGTHGSPKDKSYPISQRSLSKAMTYSDDFTSSASTQSKKSGSEKTPKVRGQTKRSSEKKSPRSLREDTLEEVSYSQSFSSSEEDGLKASMKRSRTPSPRTVSGKSALARTKSPDVTGTRSPIDRKSPISRSDTQSPITLTDRPSPVSERKSPTSGSLRKSPVSRDHGNGFQPVEDVVDERDEELEMEAARRRTRGDTREQRVYRPVPYGLGRQVTDGPPRLAPSALELKMAAELNLLESMEESMRQLTEVERTRAVSLAQQESVSLAQILKARQQSHERELQLLSMKARQEAEEASRQLEEARLRAAAAAAQAEKTLAQVKKEATDSVNETAQKLMQSQAEAAKVTAEAAKQLAGARHASLEHVAAMQKFDPTKVASDTASAAAAAAVTAALEKQRQQQLERWKEIRAKKAKALSDYSTSSGATTSRTDSQTPTSSKYSSDFTDYTTSKSKDKALSSSPSYSERYRSDRSPPKDKDRKDKDMSISESVKTAEDMSRNERQRDRGDISTASSIQTAADTARSNSNSTVKTASGLSIDRDNSEKDDDLSIQTDPSISIAKDSSKSESIAEDISISKGSEDYSMQFDSHTEDDIEEKSFRMLLPSESHRRHSSKGRHGSQSDHASSSDEMTLTNDSGKWPVDDMRSPFSAEESFNKFTAEMVKQYMREEELRAQHQAALLRLREKALKEKTKAEMAWIEHQKKRLKDKGTDEAMPPLRKKQRGLLMKLKQEQAEIERLKAANKAASQERKLLLYQQQEISRIRKSAQAYWGRVKGSKTVPDDARSEDDISIGLDDSISDVVDGLSDLSSPSPTKLDRDELLRLRDSKLDDSQLSASEKQAKVMQKLKKMKTQSNEKFLTRREQKLLKKHKAKAKKKLDEEEMRVQNMEKEALKLLEEKAKAAKEGKPTDRKQKKDTEEKDDKSPRKDSKISEKDESSITEEISQVSSIPEDIPSESPTDKNSFPVQTGNGFSSDDTTITEDYANEKFESVDTSVTATNRTLSVSPRAKTPRSLSSLSIRYPLSPVRTRRDEESGSEESFSLTQSETTSDLSDVEGRIAALKDALRKRKIEVERLRKQQKKRHRERLRAQEASLKKQLETYEKYIEKTKAELVTEREPDKNTVKPQIKQPKAAESKRIKEQISPRQQKQKPEPDSPIQTSPEKKSEIDTSNKFATDDQSVKDVTDSYTPFSATTPAATPVPTEDIQTSEASQKRRTLVPRKERSYKEDSFSDSISIILGPKGPEVISPRPPPPRSQSPDSRPGSNLSDYTDASEILEDLPSARSVKSGISDFLTPRLPDIQEKSDISTETADPSQRGQSQSDIAEEVPSQTQDSEIAEDVLSGVSTRSSQPEISPRISLKQRTEESAVTQRKEDNKPTVTESPDKSSASVKTPSPEKSTDLDKSFSPDKSQEQSFQTSLSQDRSELSESERSVSSTRSKSQSKSYSYSEDFTETSSPRSETEDEISEHLSESSVQSFSEKSAELIIDLKQADLSKKDYEPEKEVSEEKEGEDIVLEPVQDDKEVDRESGTITPVDDDRTPIASPTPQEDLEEFRVGDRVLVGDKQPGTLRFKGTTSFAPGIWGGVELDAPKGTNDGSLDGHVYFKSEPGYGIFAPPHKLSLMPDDYRYEETESEIESIEDEIKGSPERTSQEHGILEEEDMYRYETSESSVSKQTIKSATEGKKEISDLDSTMDDSELERIITHSAAAVEAFSKSPQTSVDEGEHSQEDAVPLPLEEENGRQNLEEIVDNITDQLTTVVVKDTLSHLTNLTDKKTPLTESEKGRTPLLEMLVEDKEGVDEKATVPEVDTTPKRKTQPSDSVVNNLTKTLLTEAVAQMQAIRRQKDQKVASQNVSFEDEEGRVTPITDIEPPPLVSSTPSPERDQASPISPLPPIRAETPYTPSPVDMSRKDDDEEPLSDEMFNERVKVEDANDDTAFPEPVARPSSPVPGESGDTSWKTLDDDLADVLGDEGEWFDDDFGSMPRSNSIVKVPQRQDKDLGISQDRVSAGEITHDIHHVDLQKLAEELFYAVPHNQKEVLELCAEALKIFYEKQENGEPLTKVSVPESFLGSDTKGTDIESVSRKAYKDMVFHLTGEVFKDIYCEDYNTNRPSWMKPKRVIRKYYHKPKPPDSYSELDTIVRENVLYLLGLQRKPQSDLISLKWINKKKKDHVDEILTEELREEEPEWVNYDDDELAVKMQLADSIMESLLTDTIMVLSTVHDRRKARQEGDVPITTI; translated from the exons AATGGAACCATTCTCCCCTCTTAGTCAGGAATACAGTCAAGCTAAAAAATACCACAGCTCAGATAAAATAGTGACAGTAGATCGTGTACCATCCTATGAAGTCGGTAAATCAACATTCAAG ACACCAGACAGCAAGTCAAAATACTCACGGGATTATGAAAGAGATACAACTGTTCCTAAAAAGGTCACGATCAAAG ATGTTCAAGATTTTACATCAAAAGACAGCAGACTAACCAGTGGATACAGGTCAAGGAGCCCCGTGCCAAATTATGGTGTTCTGGAAACAAGAGGCAGACATGAAATGAATGGTAACGCTTACTTAGACAGAGACTCTGATTGGTTAAACTCAGACAAGTATCTTGGACGCGATGTTACTGATAGAGGGCGCTTTACATTGAAAGACTCTGATAAAGATAAGCAAGCTGTAGCAAAGATAAGTGACTATGATGCATACGATGATTTTAACTCAAAGTACTACTCGTCGCCAAACTACCATGAACGTAGCACGTCGGCCATTGATGACAGCACAGAGATAAGAGTACTCAATGATATACCACACAAATATTCAAACGGGGAGTTTTCCAGGAAAACAGCATCTCAGACAGATTTCACATCAGCGTACTCCAGACTTTATGGACATGAACCGGGTGATCAGAACAATGTCGCAACATCCAGAAATTCATCGCCAAGATTTGATTCAA AGGGACTGAGTAAAGTGAGAGAACAAATTGAAAGACAAAGACAACTGAAGACCAGTGATAACAAAG ATGATTATGTAAATAGGCCACGGCATCGTGATACAGACCCTGTCAACTTTATACCATCAGTTGATGTTTATCATGTACCAGAAACGTCTGTGTTATCAAGTAAACAGCCTAAAGTACGTAAAGTAGCAACGGCACCGCCAGCTCCAACTTACAAAGGATTCAACCAAGTAGAAACCAAGATTTTAGCAGGTGGAAAACTGTACAGGGACGGAGAAATGAAGAGAAAGACACGGACAAAAACTCCAGGACAAGAAATTAGGAAAGCGG ATAGTGCATTGAGGCCGCATAGGACAACTCAAAAAATAACCAAGCCAACCGTTGGTGCTATTGAAGACAAGAAGAAAATGACAAGGAAAGTACAAAGAATATCTGCACCTATGGATAAAAAACCACACCGAACTGATAGACAAG GAACTATATCAGCAAGGTCATGGAGAGAAGGTCAAAAGGTCACCAGAAGAGTACTTGGTCCACCACCTAAGAAGCATAGAAGTCAGGTGACGCAAATAAAAGAAGAACATGTACATA tgagtgatgatgatgatgatgatgacgctGAACTGATGAAGAAAATAGAAGAGATACCCGAGAGACAAGATAGAAAAGATGAGTCAGATGAGGAGATATCACAACATACAATAGAATCAGATAAACCTGGCAAGACACACGCATTGTCTGAAGAAGCTAAGGATGTTTTAGATGATTTACATCTGGATAAATCTG ACAGTGAAGACTCGGACCATGAGAAAATGGCTGCACAAACAAAAGCAAGACCAGAGAAGAGAAAACAAGGTAGTGGATTGAagaaaaaatcatcaaaaccTACAG AGCCACAGTATCCAACTCACAAGGTTAGGAGTTATGATAGCGATGAAGTGAGGAAGTTCATGGTCAAACAACAAGCAGACCGTAAAAAGAAACAACAGGAAGTTAAGAAACAACAACTACTTGCAGAAGAGAAACAGAAGAGACAATTAGAGGACttgtacaaaaaacaaaaacagagcGTCAAAACAAAcgagaaaaagaaaaattatgGTCGGAAGAGAATGGATGAAACCTTCAGTAAAGGACCATATCTCATGGAAGATTTGCCAAAACACCATCCATTCCCTACAGATAGGAAACGA GTTGAACTGAGTGGATCAGATAAAGAAAACAAAGGTTTATGGAGTGCATCTAGTAGTTCACACAGTGATGAAAGTGTGATACCATCTACACCAAGATCAGGAAG TCCTAGGGTTGGTGGCGTTGACATCGGTCAAAAACTCACAGACAGAATGACATCACCACAGCTCAATGCTAGTGATTCTCAAGACACTAAAGATGTTCCTGTTGACATCGTTAGAACTGGTAGTCCATTACATCACCGTGACAACCTGTATATGAAGACGCGACCTGCTCCTAGAACTTCCAGTACAGACAATTTAACATTAGGGATAGAGAGAGAATTTGATCGACAAGACTTGATCAGAAGACCCTACTCTAGTAGTATGACTGATCTACGATTCAAAG gATATGGTGGTTCACGAAGTGCTGGGTCAAGAAGCAAAGCTGAACGTTTGGCTGCTATTAAAGACATGGCATCGGCCTTACAAGGCAGAATTGAAGCTGAAGCAAGGAGACTTGCTGGGGGTCTAGATAGCAGTGCCAACAAATCAGTCTTAGATA gAGGTGAGAGGTGGGCGTATTCACCTAGGAGTCCAATGGTTACTATACCTGATGATGTAGATAAACCACCACGCTATGAAAGAATCACTGGCAGACTTGCTGACCATGCTGTCTTTACTAGTGATTTACCAG GTGTAGGAAGTCTGTCATCACATGCTATGCTGAGTAGTGAGATAGAGAAAGAGAATGAAGCAGCTACTAAGATCCAGGCAGCATATAGAGGACATCACGTCAGACAGGGGTTGATGTGGAAACTACCATCAGGACTTACACTTGGACAAACAATACATGGCAAAGATGAAGACTTACCAATCAAG TATTTGTCTGGTGGTTTAGACCAATCACCAAATAATTCAGACGATGAGTTTATAAGTGAAGACACACTAACAGAAGACAACAAAGGACCTAAG TTCCGAGACCTACTAGGTGGTGTTGATCATCAAAGACTGGAAAGACCAGCAGATTTAGATTTACACCGAGATTTACTAACCATGTCAGCTAATAGACGTGATTTCCTACGGTCACCATATGGTCAACCTAAACCTGATGGATTGAGTGTTATTGATATCTATACCAGGAGATATGAAGAGGCAGTTAGAGATCCAACTAGGAAGTACAAAG ACCATGGTATGCCTACAGAGCCTTCCATCAGCCATGCATACTCCTATGATGATGATTTCACAGATGCCAGTGTATCCAAGACTCAAGGTTTATCTCATAAATCTAGTCCTGGAACACATGGTAGTCCCAAGGATAAGTCATATCCTATCTCACAG AGATCTTTGAGTAAAGCCATGACATACTCAGATGACTTTACAAGTAGTGCATCAACTCAGTCTAAGAAGTCAGGAAGTGAGAAGACACctaaggtcagaggtcagaccAAGAGGTCATCTGAAAAGAAAAGCCCTCGAAGCCTCAGAGAAGACACACTAGAAGAAGTTTCATATTCACAGAGTTTTTCCAG TTCTGAAGAAGATGGTCTGAAGGCATCAATGAAAAGGTCACGAACTCCCAGTCCACGAACAGTTTCGGGTAAATCTGCATTAGCTCGTACCAAGTCACCAGATGTGACTGGAACTAGATCTCCCATTGACAGAAAATCACCAATTAGTCGCTCAGACACTCAGTCACCCATCACACTGACTGACAGACCGTCTCCGGTCTCAGAGAGAAAGTCACCAACTAGTGGCTCCCTTAGGAAGTCACCTGTATCAAGGGATCACGGCAATGGGTTCCAACCTGTCGAGGATGTTGTAGATGAAAGGGATGAAGAACTAGAGATGGAGGCAGCAAGGAGACGGACTAGAGGAGATACAAGGGAACAAAGAGTATACAGG CCTGTTCCGTATGGCTTAGGGAGACAGGTTACTGATGGACCCCCTAGGTTAGCACCAAGTGCCCTAGAATTGAAGATGGCAGCAGAATTGAACCTGTTAGAGTCAATGGAGGAGTCAATGAGACAACTGACTGAGGTCGAGAGGACCAGGGCAGTCAGTCTAGCTCAGCAAGAAAGTGTTTCTCTTGCTCAAATTCTCAAG GCAAGGCAACAAAGTCATGAAAGAGAACTGCAGTTGTTATCGATGAAAGCAAGGCAAGAAGCCGAGGAAGCCAGCAGACAACTTGAAGAAGCCAGACTGAGAGCAGCGGCTGCTGCAGCACAAGCTGAGAAAACTTTAGCCCAAGTTAAAAAGGAAGCTACTGATTCCGTCAATGAAACAGCACAAAAACTGATGCAGTCTCAAGCAGAAGCAGCAAAGGTTACAGCTGAAGCAGCAAAACAGTTAGCTGGG GCAAGACATGCGTCATTAGAGCATGTTGCAGCAATGCAGAAGTTTGATCCAACAAAGGTGGCTTCAGATACAGCCTCTGCTGCAGCTGCTGCAGCAGTCACAGCAGCCCTGGAAAAACAGCGACAACAACAACTAGAACGCTGGAAAGAAATAAGAGCTAAAAA AGCCAAAGCATTGAGTGATTATTCAACCAGTAGTGGTGCTACAACAAGTAGAACAGATAGTCAGACACCTACATCCTCCAAGTACTCCTCTGATTTCACTGATTACACCACCAGTAAATCTAAGGATAAAGCACTAAG TTCTTCACCAAGTTACAGTGAACGTTATCGATCCGACCGCTCTCCACCCAAAGACAAGGACAGGAAGGACAAAGACATGAGTATCTCAGAATCTGTGAAAACAGCAGAAGACATGTCTAGAAATGAACGCCAACGTGACAGAGGAGACATCAGTACTGCATCATCCATCCAAACTGCAGCGGACACTGCAAGGAGTAACAGCAACTCAACCGTCAAGACAGCCAGTGGTTTGTCTATTGATAGGGACAACTCGGAGAAAGATGATGATTTATCTATTCAAACTGACCCATCTATTAGTATAGCTAAGGACTCGTCTAAGAGTGAAAGCATTGCTGAAGATATCTCAATAAGCAAAG GGAGTGAGGATTACTCAATGCAGTTTGACTCCCATACAGAGGATGACATTGAAGAGAAGTCATTCCGTATGCTACTACCATCAGAGAGTCACCGTCGTCATAGCTCCAAAGGAAGACATGGCAGTCAATCAGACCATGCCTCATCATCA GATGAAATGACATTGACGAATGATTCAGGAAAG TGGCCAGTAGATGACATGAGGTCTCCATTCAGTGCTGAGGAGTCTTTCAACAAGTTTACTGCTGAGATGGTTAAACAGTACATGAGAGAAGAAGAACTGAGAGCACAACATCAGGCAGCTTTGTTGAGACTTAGAGAAAAAGcattgaaagagaaaaccaaAGCAGAAATGGCATGGATTGAACATCAGAAAAA GAGACTAAAGGACAAAGGTACAGATGAAGCCATGCCACCACTACGTAAAAAACAAAGAGGACTTCTGATGAAGTTAAAACAGGAACAG gcTGAGATAGAAAGACTGAAGGCAGCAAACAAGGCAGCCAGTCAGGAGAGGAAACTGCTACTATACCAACAACAGGAAATCTCCAGGATTAGAAAGAGTGCCCAGGCTTACTGGGGTAGAGTTAAGGGATCTAAGACTGTACCTGATGATGCTAGAAGTGAAGATGACATCAGTATAGGG CTGGATGATTCCATTTCTGATGTAGTTGATGGTTTATCTGACTTATCATCACCAAGTCCAACTAAACTAGACAGAGATGAACTACTCAGGTTGAGAG ATTCCAAGTTAGATGACTCACAACTGTCAGCCTCAGAGAAACAAGCCAAGGTGATGCAGAAGTTGAAAAAGATGAAGACACAATCTAATGAAAA ATTTCTGACGAGGAGAGAACAGAAATTGCTGAAAAAGCACAAGGCCAAGGCCAAAAAGAAGCTAGATGAGGAAGAAATGAGGGTACAAAACATGGAAAAAGAAGCTTTGAAATTACTGGAGGAAAAAGCCAAGGCTGCCAAGGAGGGCAAACCAACAGACAGGAAACAGAAGAAAGACACAGAAGAGAAAG ATGATAAATCTCCAAGGAAGGACAGCAAGATATcagaaaaagatgaaagttCCATCACTGAGGAGATTAGTCAAGTTAGTAGTATTCCAGAAGATATTCCGTCAGAGTCGCCAACAGATAAAAATAG CTTCCCAGTACAGACAGGTAATGGTTTCTCAAGTGATGATACCACTATCACAGAAGACTATGCCAATGAGAAGTTTGAGTCTGTTGACACGTCAGTCACTGCAACCAATCGTACGTTGTCAGTGTCACCCCGTGCCAAGACACCACGTAGTCTGAGCAGTCTGTCTATCAGGTATCCATTGTCACCAGTGAGAACTAGGAGAGATGAGGAGAGTGGATCAGAAGAATCATTTTCACTGACACAATCTG AGACAACCTCAGATCTCAGTGATGTTGAAGGAAGGATTGCAGCTCTGAAAGATGCATTGAGGAAAAGAAAGATTGAGGTTGAGAGACTTCGCAAACAACAAAAGAAAAGACACAGAGAAAGACTGCGAGCACAAGAAGCTAGCCTGAAAAAACAGCTAGAG ACGTATGAGAAATACATTGAAAAGACTAAGGCTGAGTTGGTAACAGAGCGAGAGCCAGACAAGAACACAGTCAAACCACAGATCAAACAACCCAAGGCTGCTGAATCTAAGCGTATCAAAGAACAGATATCACCACGGCAACAAAAACAGAAACCTGAGCCAGATAGTCCGATACAGACAAGTCCAGAGAAGAAAAGTGAGATTGACACTAGCAATAAGTTTGCAACAGATGATCAGTCTGTGAAAGACGTCACTGATTCATACACCCCATTCAGTGCTACTACACCAGCTGCAACTCCAGTACCTACAGAAG ATATTCAAACTTCAGAAGCAAGTCAGAAGAGAAGGACACTCGTGCCGAGGAAAGAGAGAAGCTACAAAGAAGACAGTTTCTCAGACAGCATCAGTATCATCCTAGGACCTAAAGGCCCAGAAGTGATATCACCAAGACCTCCACCACCAAGATCTCAGTCTCCAGACTCCAGACCAGGATCAAATCTCTCAGACTACACAGATGCATCAGAAATACTTGAAGATTTACCATCTGCAAGGAGTGTGAAATCAGGTATATCTGACTTCCTGACTCCACGATTGCCTGATATTCAAGAAAAATCAGACATTTCTACAGAAACAGCAGATCCCAGTCAGAGAGGACAGTCACAGTCAGATATTGCAGAGGAGGTGCCAAGCCAGACACAAGATTCAGAGATTGCAGAGGATGTCTTATCTGGGGTCAGCACAAGGTCAAGTCAACCAGAGATTTCTCCAAGGATATCCTTGAAACAACGGACAGAGGAATCAGCTGTGACACAAAGAAAGGAGGACAATAAGCCAACAGTTACAGAAAGTCCTGACAAATCATCTGCATCTGTTAAGACTCCAAGTCCAGAAAAAAGTACTGACTTAGACAAGTCGTTTAGTCCAGATAAATCACAAGAACAATCATTTCAGACGTCTTTGTCACAAGACAGGTCAGAGTTGTCTGAAAGTGAAAGGTCAGTGTCCTCAACAAGGTCAAAGTCACAGTCAAAATCATACAGCTACAGTGAAGACTTCACCGAGACATCCAGTCCTAGGTCAGAAACTGAAGATGAAATCAGTGAACACTTAAGTGAATCTAGTGTGCAGTCTTTCAGTGAAAAATCAGCTGAGTTGATCATTGATCTCAAACAAGCAGATTTAAGTAAAAAAGACTACGAACCAGAAAAAGAAGTGTCCGAGGAGAAGGAAGGGGAAGATATTGTATTGGAACCTGTTCAAGATGACAAGGAAGTGGACAGAGAAAGTGGTACTATCACACCTGTTGATGACGATAGAACACCAATCGCCTCACCAACACCTCAAGAAGACCTTGAAGAATTCAGAGTTGGTGACCGAGTACTTGTTGGAGACAAACAACCAGGAACCCTGCGATTCAAAGGCACCACATCTTTTGCACCTGGTATATGGGGTGGAGTTGAGTTGGACGCCCCTAAAGGAACCAACGATGGATCATTAGATGGTCACGTCTACTTCAAGAGTGAACCAGGGTATGGTATATTTGCACCTCCACATAAACTCAGTCTTATGCCTGACGACTATAGGTATGAGGAAACGGAGTCAGAAATTGAGAGTATTGAGGATGAAATTAAAGGAAGTCCTGAAAGGACTTCTCAAGAGCATGGTATTCTTGAAGAGGAGGATATGTATCGATATGAGACAAGCGAGTCGTCAGTCTCAAAACAAACTATCAAGTCAGCTActgaaggaaagaaagaaatctCAGATTTAGATTCCACTATGGATGACAGTGAGTTGGAAAGGATCATCACTCACTCTGCAGCTGCCGTGGAGGCATTCAGCAAGTCACCGCAAACATCTGTGGATGAAGGGGAACATAGTCAGGAAGATGCTGTGCCCCTGCCTCTAGAGGAAGAGAATGGCAGACAGAACTTAGAAGAGATTGTTGATAATATAACAGATCAGTTGACCACTGTTGTTGTGAAGGATACTCTAAGTCACCTTACCAATTTGACAGACAAGAAAACACCACTCACAGAGTCAGAGAAAGGTCGCACTCCGCTCCTTGAAATGCTTGTCGAAGACAAGGAAGGAGTCGATGAAAAGGCTACAGTGCCAGAAGTCGATACAACACCTAAAAGGAAAACACAGCCAAGTGACAGTGTTGTTAATAACCTGACTAAAACATTACTGACTGAGGCTGTAGCACAAATGCAAGCTATCAGACGACAGAAAGATCAAAAAGTTGCTTctcaaaatgtgtcttttgaaGATGAAGAAGGAAGAGTCACCCCTATCACTGACATTGAACCCCCACCGTTGGTTTCTTCAACCCCATCTCCTGAAAGAGACCAAGCGTCACCGATATCACCACTGCCTCCTATACGAGCTGAAACTCCATACACACCAAGTCCTGTTGATATGTCAAGAAAGGATGATGACGAGGAACCACTTAGTGATGAAATGTTTAATGAAAGAGTTAAAGTTGAAGATGCTAATGACGATACAGCTTTCCCAGAACCTGTGGCTCGTCCCAGTTCTCCTGTTCCAGGTGAATCTGGAGACACTTCTTGGAAGACGCTTGATGATGATCTTGCTGATGTTCTTGGAGATGAAGGTGAATGGTTTGATGACGACTTTGGGTCAATGCCACGAAGTAACTCCATTGTGAAAGTACCACAGAGACAAGATAAGGATCTAGGCATCTCACAGGACAGAGTTTCAGCTGGAGAAATAACACATGATATCCATCATGTTGATCTCCAGAAGTTAGCTGAGGAATTATTCTATGCTGTGCCACATAATCAGAAGGAAGTCTTAGAACTGTGTGCAGAAGCCCTTAAAATATTTTACGAAAAACAGGAGAACGGTGAACCGTTGACCAAAGTGAGTGTGCCTGAAAGTTTCCTTGGTTCAGATACAAAAGGAACAGATATTGAAAGTGTTAGTCGCAAGGCGTACAAAGACATGGTGTTTCATCTGACAGGAGAAGTATTCAAAGACATTTATTGTGAGGACTACAATACAAACAGGCCGTCTTGGATGAAACCAAAACGAGTCATAAGAAAATATTATCATAAACCTAAGCCACCAGATAGTTACTCCGAGCTTGACACTATTGTACGTGAAAATGTTCTCTACCTCCTGGGCCTTCAGAGGAAACCACAGTCAGATTTGATCTCGCTGAAATGGATCAACAAGAAGAAGAAAGATCACGTGGACGAAATATTAACGGAGGAACTGCGAGAAGAAGAACCAGAGTGGGttaattatgatgatgatgagctTGCCGTCAAAATGCAACTCGCTGATTCCATCATGGAATCGTTACTCACAGACACTATTATGGTGCTCAGTACTGTACATGATAGGCGGAAAGCACGACAAGAAGGAGATGTGCCAATCACGACGATTTGA
- the LOC144441487 gene encoding uncharacterized protein LOC144441487: MGSACSRCGGAPPNPNQDTTLKVDVNQRLEAANRRRKSMQRKHEEARHKAKKISDTALEEKERLSMSVRSSRHKQNGIFPINTPITISMVDAAEEKTASSEDKSRQTAWEDSNGKAPSEPAGTQQTS; encoded by the exons CCCCACCAAACCCCAATCAAGACACTACATTGAAGGTTGATGTGAATCAACGTCTTGAAGCAGCTAATAGAAGACGAAAGAGTATGCAGAGAAAACATGAAGAGGCTAGGCATAAAGCAAAG aaaatttCTGATACTGCCCTTGAAGAAAAAGAGAGATTATCAATGTCAGTTAGATCATCCAGGCACAAACAAAATGGAATATTTCCTATTAACACGCCAATTACAA tttcTATGGTGGACGCAGCTGAGGAAAAGACAGCATCAAGTGAGGATAAAAGTCGACAGACTGCTTGGGAAGATTCCAATGGAAAAGCTCCCTCTGAACCAGCTGGTACCCAGCAAACATCTTAG